The following is a genomic window from Hymenobacter sp. APR13.
TCGGGCACGCGCTGGCTCTCACGCAGCAGCAGTTCGGCCTCTGGTGCGCCATTGCCATCCACGACACGTCGTCGGTGGTGGGGGCGGCGGCGGCGTATGGGCCCGAGGCGCTGGGCGTGGCCACCACCATCAAGCTGGCCCGGGCCCTCTGGATTATCCCGGTGGCGCTGGGCACGGCGCTGGTGTTTCGGCAGAAAGAAGTGCAGGTGAAATTTCCGTGGTTTATTTTGGGCTTTGTAGGCGCCATGCTGCTCAATACCTACTTGCCGGCCACGCAACTGGTAGGGCCCTGGCTGGTGCGGGCGGCGCACGTGGGCCTCACCGTCACGCTGTTTTTCATCGGCGCTGGCCTGTCGTTGAAAGCCGTGCGGGCCGTGGGGCCGCGCCCGTTCGTGCTGGGCGTGCTGCTGTGGGTGGTGGTTTCCTGCGTGTCGCTGTATGTGATTGTGTTGGGATGATGAGGTGATGGGGGGATGAGGTGATGAGGGGTTAGGTAAGGCGAACCAAACAGAACGTCATTCCGAGCGGAGCGAGGAATCTCGCCAGTGTGGTAAATGATTCTACCACGGTGGCGAGATTCCTCGCTCCGCTCGGAATGACGTTCTTTCTTTACCTGTCACCTCATCACCTCATCACCTCATCACCAAAAATCACATCACCCCAGTTACCGTATCTTCGCCCATTCTAAGCTCACTTCCCCTGCTATGCGCCAGCTCGCCGATATTCCGCACCCTGAGGCCAAAATCACGCTTTTCTCCTGGAACGGGAAGTACCTGATCAAGCTGGAGAAGGGGCCGCTGGAGCAGACTTACAAAGTGAGCGAGCTAGACGTTACCAGCGACGACGACGTGCGAGCCCTGCTCGACAGCGAGTTTCTGCAGGCGGCGCTGGCCCGCTTCACCGACATGCGCAACGACCTGCAAGCCGCCTTCGACCGGCACGACCTGTAGTTGAGCGAAGCTGCTGCCGCCGCGTTTCTTTCAGTGCTTACTTCGCCTTCGATATGAAAAACTCCTTTGCTTTCCTGCTGCTGCTGGCCACGCTGCTGGCCGGCCCGGCCGCCACGGCCCAACTCTACGAAGTGCGCCAAAGCACCGTCAACCACGACAAGCGCGAGCGTTCGGCGCTGAAAGTGCAGATTGATGGCACACCCGAATGGACGCGCGACTTCTGGCAATCCTGGCTGAAGGATACCTACAACATCAAGGTGAAAGGCAACGGCACGTTTGGCGTGGGCAAACGCGACATTCTGGTGGCCAAGCAGGTGCCGGCGTCCAGCATTTCAGGCAAGCTGATTGACCTCTACGGCATCGTAACGGCGCCTTCCGATTCCACCACCGAGCTGGCGGTGTTCGCTGCCTTTAATGCCGATACCTATTTCGACGCCGATAAAACGCCCAGCGAGTACGCCGCGCTGCGCAACATCGTCACGAACTTTGCCAGCGCCGCCCGCCTGAAAGCCTACCGGGAGCAGATTGCGGCCGCCGAAAAAGAGCTGCGCGAAACCGAGAAGGAAAAGGAGCGGCTTGAAAAGGAGCGCGTCAGCCTGAGCAACAACACCCAGAACAACCTCGATAAAATCGAGTCGCTCAAAAAGCAGAACATCGAGAACAAGCTCAAATCCAGCCAGGATTCGGCCCAGCTTGTGGTGAATGCCCAGCAGATGGAGCTTCGCAAAATCCGGCTGCAACGCCGCCGCGACCGGCTTTCCACCCTCGACAAGAAGTAGGCTGACCTGCCTTGGCTCATCGTTGCTGCAGCGTTGCGCACGTTTGGCCGTAGAAGGCACTCCGCACCGACCGCCGATGCGGCTCATCTCCTGCTTGCTCTCCCCTCATGGAAAAAGACACTTCGACGTTTGAAACGCTCCGGCAGCTGAAAGAATGGCTTGACGCCGGCATCATCACGCCTCAGGAATTCACCACCCTAAAGCAAAAGCTGCTATCTGGCGAAAGTGCTGCTACCCCACCCGAGGCTCCGCAGCCGTCGGCTGCGCCCGCCTTCGAGCCTACTACCGTCTCACCGGTGGAAGACCTGATGCTGCCCCCCATTACGCACCATACGCCTCTGGAACCCGTAGCGCCGATGCCTCCCATGCCGGCTTCGCCAGCCGAGCCGCTGAGCCGGCCCATCGTAGCGGGTAGGCCCGAGGCCTCGCCTTCTGTACCGGCCGCCACGCAGTATAGCGTTCCTGCGCCCGGCTACGAGCCGGAGCAGGTGGAAGACGTGGAGGATATGCCCTACGTGGCCCCAACCAAAAGCCCGCTCAGCACCATCCTCATCGTGGGCGGCATTCTGGCCCTGCTGGCGCTAGTGGCCTACCTGATGCTGGGCAACCAGGAGTCGGAGCGGCTAACCAGCACCTCGCGCACCGCCGCCGACTCGCTGGCCGTTACGCCCGAGGAAGGCCCGCAGGCCGAGCAGATTGACCTGCCCCCGGTGGCCGTACCCGAAACCGTGCGGGTAGCACCGGCCCTGCCGCCCGCGGCCACCCCTGCCAATCCCGATACGGCCGAAGAGGCCGAAGAAGCCCCCGCCGAAATGCCCGCCGAAACCACCCCGGCCTTGTCGGATAACGCCGCTACGGCCCGGGCCCAACAGGTGCTGGAGTCGTATTACGCCGATATGCAGGCCGCACCGTTCAGCGCCGCGCAGCACTTCGCGCCTACCGTCGAGCGGTTCTACACGCTTTCCGGCACTACGCCCGCAGCTATTGAGGCCGAGCTGAACCGCACGCACTTCCCCGAGTTTACGGAGGCCGAAACTCAGATTGAGCCCGGCAGCCTGCAGATAAGCCCCGCCGTTAGCGACGGCTCGCGCGTGGTAACGTACCGGGAGCGGAGCAAGGCGTTCCGGCAGTCGATGCAGAAGCACCAGCAAACCGCCGCCCAAGTGCGGGTACGCCTCGACAAGAACTTCAAAATCATCTATCTGCGGCAGGAAAAGCTGCTCGAAAACACGTTCACCGACTAAGGTGCCTTACCTTTGCGCCCGCTTGCCGGATGCGCGCTGCCGTGGCCCGGCAGCGCGCATTTTTGTTTGCCCGATACTCTCTATGGCTTTGCAACTATCTTTTTCCCGGTTAATAGGGCTTGGGCGAGTGAGTATGCTGTGGCTGCTGCCGCTGCTGCTCGGCTCCTGCATCAAGCTCATCAAGCCGCACCACGAATTCGCGGCCGATAAGGAGCCGCCTGTACCCGACTACGCGCTACCCGCTAACTGGGCGGCCCTGCCCACCACTCGCGACTCAGCCGACGCTGTACCGCTCCACACCGGCCTGCGCGACCAGCAGGCCACCGCGCCGGCCGACGTGTTCTTCCTGCACCTCACCACCCGCATTCTGCCCAAAGGCTGGAACGCCGACCCCGCCGACGCCGACCTCAACCAGTTTACCGAGAAGTTCAGCATCATGCGGCAGGCGTCGGTGTTCAACGCCGCCGGCCGTATCTACGCGCCGCACTACCGGCAGGCCACGCTCTACGCCTTCTTCGACAGCACTGCCAACGGCTCCAAAGCGCTGGAATTAGCGTATCAGGATGTGAAGGCGTCGTTCCGTTATTACCTGGAGCACTACAACCAGGGGCGGCCCATCATCTTGGCCGGACACAGCCAGGGGGCGTACCATGCCCGCCGCCTACTGCAGGAGTTTTTCGATAACGATCCTAAGCTGCGCCGCCAACTGGTAGCCGCTTACCTGGTGGGCTTCGAGGTGCGACCCGAGCGGTACAAGGTGCTGCGACCCTGCGAGGATTCGCTGCAGACGGGCTGCTACGTGAGCTGGAACACGGCCGAGTGGGGCTACGACTATCCGCCCTACCATGGTGCCCTCGCCACAAACCCGCTCACCTGGAAAACCGACACCATCACGGCCCCCGCGGCCCTCAACAGTGGCAGCGTCCCGGCCAGCTTTGACCGGATTGACACCACGCTCACCGACGCTAAAGTGCACAACGGCGTGCTGTGGGTGCACCCGCCCAAAGCCAGCGGCTACCCCCGCTTCCTGCTGCCCGGCCGCCCCGAGCTGCGCCACTCCTTCCACCTCGCCGATTATGGCCTGTTCTACCTGAATGTGCGCCGCAACGCCGTAGCGCGGGTGCAATCCTTCACCAAACAGCCCTTACGCCCTTAAACTGCCCTATGAAAAAGATTAACTGGCCCCGCGTCCTGATTGGGCTGCTGGTGCTGATACTGCTGGCGGTAATGGCTAAAAACCTGATAGGAGGGTTCAGCCGCAAGAGCAGCAAAGCCACTACGACAGTCCAGCTGTCAGGAAGTAAGCCCGCACTCAGCTAAACAGCACTCAGGTGCTCCACAGCCATGCATGCAACGTATGCGTGCTTTCCGGTATCAACCTTATATGATGAAAAAACTGCTGGTTGCGCTGCTGCTGTATCTGCCCGTAGGCGCTTGCGCCCAAGGTGGTGCCATCTTGTATCCGAAGCTGAGCAAGACGCTGGATAGTCTGGCTTACGTGGACCAGTGGCCCATGCAACGCCTCATGGAGCAGCAGCCCGACAGCGCCGGCCGCGACTTATACAAGGTGCAGAAAGACAACTTTGCCCGCCATCAACCCATACTGGAAGCCATTGTAAAACGGTATGGCTACCCGGGTTTTCGGCAGGTTGGTGAGCAAAGCGCCAACAACTTCTGGCTGCTCGTGCAGCACGCTGACGCCCACCCAGAGTTTCAGCAGCGGATTCTAAAGCTCATGAAGGAGGAAGTAAAAAAGAAGAATGCCAGTCATCGCAACTATGCTTACCTCACCGACCGTGTAGCCGAAGCTTCAGGCCAGCCTCAGGAATACGGTACACAGGTAGTCTATAAAGGTGCAGGAATTGGCAAGGCGGAGCCCAAGTCTTTGCGCGACCCACAGAATGTGAATAAACGTCGCGCTGCCATTGGCATGGAAACGCTGGAGGAGTATCTGGAGATGAATAACAAGATGCACGAGCAGATGAATGCACCCAAGCCGGCGAGCTTGTAATCAGTAAGCAACAAAAAAAGCCCCGCCGGCACAATGCCGGCGGGGCTTTTTTAAAGCAGCTAAGCAGGTAGCTTAGGCACCAATAGCAACGCGCTTGAAGTCCGTTACCGTCATGCCTTTCGACGTTTTGTCGAGCAGCTGGGCAATGGTCATCGAGCTGTCTTTCACGAACTCCTGGTTGAGCAGGGTGTTCTCTTTGAAGAACTTGTTCAGCTTGCCCTGAGCGATTTTCTCCAGCATAGCCTCGGGCTTGCCTTCGGCACGCGCCTGCTCTTTGCCGATTTCGATTTCGCGCTCAGCAA
Proteins encoded in this region:
- a CDS encoding SHOCT domain-containing protein: MEKDTSTFETLRQLKEWLDAGIITPQEFTTLKQKLLSGESAATPPEAPQPSAAPAFEPTTVSPVEDLMLPPITHHTPLEPVAPMPPMPASPAEPLSRPIVAGRPEASPSVPAATQYSVPAPGYEPEQVEDVEDMPYVAPTKSPLSTILIVGGILALLALVAYLMLGNQESERLTSTSRTAADSLAVTPEEGPQAEQIDLPPVAVPETVRVAPALPPAATPANPDTAEEAEEAPAEMPAETTPALSDNAATARAQQVLESYYADMQAAPFSAAQHFAPTVERFYTLSGTTPAAIEAELNRTHFPEFTEAETQIEPGSLQISPAVSDGSRVVTYRERSKAFRQSMQKHQQTAAQVRVRLDKNFKIIYLRQEKLLENTFTD
- a CDS encoding DUF3089 domain-containing protein; translated protein: MLWLLPLLLGSCIKLIKPHHEFAADKEPPVPDYALPANWAALPTTRDSADAVPLHTGLRDQQATAPADVFFLHLTTRILPKGWNADPADADLNQFTEKFSIMRQASVFNAAGRIYAPHYRQATLYAFFDSTANGSKALELAYQDVKASFRYYLEHYNQGRPIILAGHSQGAYHARRLLQEFFDNDPKLRRQLVAAYLVGFEVRPERYKVLRPCEDSLQTGCYVSWNTAEWGYDYPPYHGALATNPLTWKTDTITAPAALNSGSVPASFDRIDTTLTDAKVHNGVLWVHPPKASGYPRFLLPGRPELRHSFHLADYGLFYLNVRRNAVARVQSFTKQPLRP
- a CDS encoding DUF6624 domain-containing protein, yielding MMKKLLVALLLYLPVGACAQGGAILYPKLSKTLDSLAYVDQWPMQRLMEQQPDSAGRDLYKVQKDNFARHQPILEAIVKRYGYPGFRQVGEQSANNFWLLVQHADAHPEFQQRILKLMKEEVKKKNASHRNYAYLTDRVAEASGQPQEYGTQVVYKGAGIGKAEPKSLRDPQNVNKRRAAIGMETLEEYLEMNNKMHEQMNAPKPASL